The genomic DNA CACTGGCCCAGAACGACGAATACGACTCCAGCAGACCAACGAGAATCGACCCGGCCGCCGCGAGCGGATAGCTGACCAGACCGCCGATGATTGCGCCCACGAAGCCCTTCAATCCGATCAGGAAGCCCGAGTCGTAGTAGATCGTGGTGAGCGGTGCGACGAGGATGCCGCACAACGCGCCAAGCCCCGCTGCGAGCGTGAACGCGAGACGTCCCGCCTGCGTCGTGCCGATGCCGACGAGCCGCGCGCCGAGCCGGTTCACCGACGTCGCGCGCAACGCCTTGCCAGAGATCGATCGATCGAAGTAGAGATACAGCGCGCCGATCAGAAAGACCGCGGTGCCGATCACCCACAGGCTCTGCCCGGAGATCGACAGCGTGCCGACGTTGAACGTCGCATCGGAAAACGCGTTGGTGCGCGAGCCCTCCGCGCCGAACATCACGAGGCCGAGACCGACCATCGCGAAATGCACGGCCACCGCGACGATCAACAGCAGCAGCGTGGTCGCTTCCGCGATCGGCTCAATTGCGAGCCGATAAACGAACGGCCCCATCGGAATCACGATCAGGAGCGTCAGCGCGATCTGCACAATCATCGGCAGCGGCTGCAGGAAAATGCCGCGCGTGAGCGCGTAGACCGCAATCGGGAACAGCAGGTACTTCCCTGCCAGCACGGGCAGCGTACGTGCCGCACGTCGGCGTCGCTCCACGCGCCGCAACACGGCTGTCGTCTCGACGACGAAGCATGCGGCGCCCATCGCCATCAACAGCCAGCAAGTGGCCGGAAACTTCTGCGTCTGAAGTGCGGCGAGAGTCAACGCGCCGTACGAAACGAACTCCCCTTGCGGGATGAAGATCACCCGCGTGACGGAGAACACCAGCACCAGCGCAAGCGCGAGCAGCGCGTAGATCGCGCCGGTCGTGATGCCGTCCTGCGCGAGGATCGCCGCAATTGATAGATCCATACTTCCTCGTCCTGAAGCGTCGAAATCGAAATACCGGGAAACGGTCGTGACGGCGCGGCTCGTACTCGGCCATCGACCTGCAATGCCTGAAAAGACAACCGCCGCGCCGTGTCCCGGCGCGGCGGTCGATGCCATTGTCGTCGAACACAATGGCAATGCGGCGTCATGCACCGCAGATTGCGCGAGAGGCGCGTACCGCTAGTTGTCTTTGTAGAGGGTCTTAATCGTTCTGCAGCTTCCACTTGCCGTCGACGATCTGCACGATCACGCGTGCGCGCTGGTCGAGGCCGTTGTGGTCGGTCGCAGTGGTGTTCATGATGCCGTGCGACACCGGCAGCTCCTTGATGTTTTCGAGCGCATTGCGCAGCGCCAGGCGGAACTCGGGCGTGCCCGGCTGCGCGGTCTTCAAGGCGACCGGAATCGCGGCCTGCAGCATCTGGCCGGCATCCCACGCGTGACCACCGAAGGTCGCGACCGAACCCGCGCCATACGCCTTCTCATACGCGCTCTTATAGGCTTCCGACGACTTCTTCACCGGGTTCGAGTCCGGCAGCTGATCGACGACGAGAATCGGACCGGCCGGCAGAAGCTCGCCTTCGCAATCCTTGCCGCAAACGCGCAAGAAATCGTTGTTCGCGACACCGTGCGTCTGATAGATCTTGCCCTTGTAGCCACGCTCCTTCAGCGTCCTGGCCGGCAACGCCGCCGGCGTGCCCGAGCCCGCGATCAGCACCGCATCGGGATTCGCGCCGATCGTCTTCAGCACCTGGCCCGTCACCGATGCGTCGGTGCGGTTGAAGCGCTCGTTCGACACGATCTTCAGGTTGTGCGCTTTCGCCGCGGCGTCGAACGTCGTGTTCCAGCTTTCGCCGTATGCATCCGAGAAGCCGATGAAGCCGACCGTCTTCACGCCGTGATGCTGCATGTAATCGGCGATCGCATCGGCCATCAGGCTGTCGTTCTGAGGCGGTTTGAACGCCCATGCGCGCTTCGCATCCATCGGCTGGATGATCGCTGCCGATGCCGCGAGCGAGATCACCGGCGTCTTGCCTTCGGCGGCGGGATCGAGCATTGCGAGCGAATTCGGCGTGACGGTCGAGCCGATGATCGCGTCGACGTGATCTTCGTCGATCAGCTTGCGCGTGTTCTGCACGGCCTTGCTGGTATCCGACCCGTCGTCGAGAATGATGTACTGCACGCTCTTACCGGCAATCTCCTTCGGCAGCAGTGCGATCGTGTTCTTCTCAGGAATCCCGAGCGATGCGGCCGGCCCTGTCGTCGACAGCGTGACACCGATCTTCACCTGCGCGAATGCCGCCCCCGCGCCGCACATCAGCGCCATCGCGATGCTGGTGCGTACCCAATGCCTTGTGATTTTCATTGCGAGTCTCCAAACGCCTTGAATAGCGCCTCTCTGTAAGCCGGCTTGCTGGGCCGGGTGTCTGAATCTATTGAGCGGGACCAGGTGTGCCAAGCATGGTTTTCCCTGCTCGACGCGCATACCTTCGCCTTTCTGTGCCGCGGCTGTGTTCCGATCAATCACCGACAAACCACTAATATGTTAGTAGCTTGCGTTCTGCGATATCGACGGTCAAGAGAGCGTGCACTAAATGCGGGTTTGCCCTGAAGCAGCGAAACCACACTTTTG from Paraburkholderia sp. HP33-1 includes the following:
- a CDS encoding branched-chain amino acid ABC transporter permease; translation: MDLSIAAILAQDGITTGAIYALLALALVLVFSVTRVIFIPQGEFVSYGALTLAALQTQKFPATCWLLMAMGAACFVVETTAVLRRVERRRRAARTLPVLAGKYLLFPIAVYALTRGIFLQPLPMIVQIALTLLIVIPMGPFVYRLAIEPIAEATTLLLLIVAVAVHFAMVGLGLVMFGAEGSRTNAFSDATFNVGTLSISGQSLWVIGTAVFLIGALYLYFDRSISGKALRATSVNRLGARLVGIGTTQAGRLAFTLAAGLGALCGILVAPLTTIYYDSGFLIGLKGFVGAIIGGLVSYPLAAAGSILVGLLESYSSFWASAYKEVIVFTLIIPVLLWRSLASPHAEEEGE
- a CDS encoding ABC transporter substrate-binding protein gives rise to the protein MKITRHWVRTSIAMALMCGAGAAFAQVKIGVTLSTTGPAASLGIPEKNTIALLPKEIAGKSVQYIILDDGSDTSKAVQNTRKLIDEDHVDAIIGSTVTPNSLAMLDPAAEGKTPVISLAASAAIIQPMDAKRAWAFKPPQNDSLMADAIADYMQHHGVKTVGFIGFSDAYGESWNTTFDAAAKAHNLKIVSNERFNRTDASVTGQVLKTIGANPDAVLIAGSGTPAALPARTLKERGYKGKIYQTHGVANNDFLRVCGKDCEGELLPAGPILVVDQLPDSNPVKKSSEAYKSAYEKAYGAGSVATFGGHAWDAGQMLQAAIPVALKTAQPGTPEFRLALRNALENIKELPVSHGIMNTTATDHNGLDQRARVIVQIVDGKWKLQND